One Bacteroidota bacterium genomic window carries:
- a CDS encoding FAD-dependent oxidoreductase, with translation MQEITQNEFEQEVLKAGKVAVDFYSTECPPCEALAPKFENVAQLYGEEVKFVKIFRQENRDLADRLEIKSSPTVIFYDNGQLVGDKLSGGIKRSELINNLNALLPVEKVAAISKNIKPTVSHYDTLILGGGPGGLTAGLYLCQARVNAVLVDIMLPGGQISSTHQISNYPGFVEPQPGFMLAHYMSEQTKICGTKYKVAVDVTDIDLENKTIVVDEYETIQAKKIILATGASPKYLNIPGERELKGNGISYCATCDAKYYHGKEVVIIGGGNTAIEEADFIAKFASKITIIHQFDHFQANKEAQEKIVANPKISIVWETEPRGFEKDGDSIKVLTENLKSGKKETLVADGVFVFVGMNPNTDLFKSQLETDEWGYVKANEDMKTNLDGVYVVGDLRSKKYRQITTAVADGTIAAISVTKELDSF, from the coding sequence ATGCAAGAAATAACTCAAAATGAATTTGAACAGGAAGTGTTAAAAGCAGGAAAAGTAGCCGTTGATTTCTACTCAACTGAATGCCCTCCATGTGAAGCACTTGCCCCGAAATTTGAAAATGTAGCTCAACTGTATGGAGAAGAAGTGAAATTTGTTAAAATATTCAGACAAGAAAACAGGGATCTGGCAGATCGACTTGAAATAAAAAGTTCACCAACTGTCATCTTTTATGACAACGGACAACTGGTTGGGGATAAATTAAGCGGTGGGATTAAACGTTCCGAACTCATTAATAATTTGAATGCATTACTTCCAGTAGAAAAAGTAGCTGCAATATCCAAGAATATTAAACCCACAGTCTCTCATTATGATACACTAATTTTAGGTGGAGGCCCAGGTGGCTTAACAGCTGGATTATATCTCTGTCAAGCCAGAGTTAATGCTGTTTTAGTGGATATTATGTTGCCAGGTGGGCAAATATCATCTACACATCAAATATCAAATTACCCGGGTTTTGTGGAACCTCAGCCTGGATTTATGCTTGCACATTATATGTCGGAACAAACTAAAATCTGTGGAACAAAATACAAAGTAGCAGTTGATGTTACCGATATCGACTTAGAAAACAAAACCATAGTGGTAGATGAATATGAAACAATACAAGCCAAGAAAATTATTTTGGCAACAGGCGCATCACCAAAGTATTTGAATATTCCTGGTGAAAGGGAATTAAAAGGCAATGGTATTTCCTATTGTGCAACTTGCGATGCCAAATACTATCACGGCAAAGAGGTTGTCATTATTGGAGGAGGAAATACAGCTATTGAAGAAGCGGATTTTATTGCCAAATTTGCGAGTAAAATAACGATCATTCATCAATTTGATCATTTTCAAGCCAATAAGGAAGCACAGGAAAAAATAGTAGCCAATCCGAAAATTAGTATTGTTTGGGAAACTGAGCCAAGAGGTTTTGAAAAGGATGGAGACAGTATTAAAGTGCTAACAGAAAACCTGAAATCTGGTAAAAAAGAAACATTAGTGGCAGATGGTGTTTTTGTATTTGTAGGAATGAATCCCAATACCGATTTATTCAAATCTCAACTTGAAACGGATGAATGGGGCTATGTCAAAGCCAATGAAGACATGAAAACCAATTTGGATGGTGTTTATGTTGTTGGTGATTTACGAAGCAAAAAGTACAGACAAATTACAACTGCTGTTGCTGATGGTACAATAGCCGCAATTTCGGTAACCAAAGAATTGGATTCATTTTAG
- a CDS encoding transposase → MSTAYKFSNPDGIYFVTFTTVEWVDVFTRLSNIEIVLDSLRFCQKDKGLLIHAWCIMSNHMHLIISRNAKDELAGIVRDFKKFTSSMIIKAIQEKPESRRNWMLWIFKSAGQKNPNNKNFQVWQQDNHPEELISNKFIDQKLDYIHNNILETGIVENAEDYLYSSARDYAGLRGLLDIEFLT, encoded by the coding sequence ATGAGTACAGCTTATAAATTTTCTAATCCAGATGGTATTTATTTTGTTACATTCACGACTGTTGAATGGGTAGATGTATTTACCAGATTATCAAATATTGAGATTGTATTAGATAGCTTAAGATTTTGTCAGAAAGATAAAGGTCTTTTGATACATGCTTGGTGCATCATGTCAAATCATATGCATTTAATAATTTCCAGAAATGCAAAAGATGAACTGGCTGGAATTGTAAGAGATTTTAAAAAATTTACTTCTTCTATGATTATTAAAGCAATACAGGAAAAACCTGAAAGCAGGCGAAATTGGATGCTTTGGATATTCAAATCTGCTGGACAGAAAAATCCAAATAATAAAAACTTTCAAGTTTGGCAACAGGATAATCATCCTGAAGAATTAATAAGTAATAAATTTATTGACCAAAAGCTGGATTATATTCACAATAATATTTTGGAAACAGGAATAGTGGAAAATGCCGAAGACTATTTATACAGCAGTGCAAGGGATTATGCAGGTTTGAGGGGATTGTTGGATATCGAATTTTTAACTTGA